Proteins encoded by one window of Hafnia alvei:
- a CDS encoding VOC family protein produces the protein MDKLTWFNNVEDRTHPWEGMGLTWLTTALNVPNVSSAVDFYTNSMGMVAIAELEDDNGEMLFARIRYRGTNFTINKEGWDSDLSSPQTSGFPTPFIFYMYVDDTVALVEAMKQAGASVLSKPTEMFWGDLKARVKDPFGFIWDIAQKI, from the coding sequence ATGGATAAACTCACCTGGTTCAATAATGTTGAAGATCGCACCCATCCATGGGAAGGCATGGGGCTAACTTGGTTAACCACTGCGCTTAACGTTCCCAATGTTAGTTCTGCAGTTGATTTCTACACCAATTCGATGGGGATGGTGGCTATTGCAGAACTGGAAGACGATAATGGAGAAATGTTATTCGCACGCATTCGCTATCGTGGAACCAACTTTACGATAAATAAGGAAGGCTGGGACTCTGACTTAAGCAGCCCACAAACATCAGGTTTCCCAACACCGTTCATTTTCTATATGTACGTTGATGACACAGTGGCGTTGGTAGAAGCTATGAAACAAGCTGGCGCCAGTGTGCTGAGTAAGCCAACTGAAATGTTCTGGGGTGATTTAAAAGCACGCGTGAAAGATCCCTTTGGCTTTATCTGGGATATTGCGCAAAAGATATAA